ATAGCAGAGTCTTAGTGGAAGAGGCAACGACCTGGTCGATTCGAAAGCCAAGGGGAATGAACACCACACCGTTTCGGCTACCTCTTCTTGAGAAGTATTGACCTTACCGCCTTCTCGATGCCAGCAGGAGTCAACTCATGGAGATCCAGCAACTCCTCCGGTTTCCCCGAGTGAGTATAGGCATCGTGGAGGGCGACGAAAGCCATAGGTACAGGCTGGTTTTGGACCACCACTTGGGCTACTCGGCTTCCCAACCCTCCTTGCTGTAGATGCTCCTCGGCGGTCACGATAGCACCAGTCTCTTGGGCGGCCAGTATGACCGCCTCCGCATCCAGAGGCTTCAAGGTTGGCATGTTTAGTACCCGACACTCAATCCCGTGGAGAGAAAGGCTTTTTGCAGCGTCCAACGCTACAGGCACCATCACTCCGGTGGCAATAATGGCAGCATCGAAGCCCTGCCTTAGACTTACCGCTTTCCCCAAGACAAATTGATAACCATTGCTGTGGACTCGGAGGGTACTCTGGCGGCTCAACCGAATATAGAAGGGCCCAGGAGTACCCGCCGCCACTCTTATTACCTGGGCCGTCTCAGTGGCGTCAGCAGGAACAACGACTGTGAAGCCTGGGAGTGAGCAGGCAAGTGCCAGATCCTCAATAGCCTGATGCGAAAAGCCGTCTTCCCCGACGGTGACACCACCATGAGTGGCCACAACTTTGACATTCAAACGAGGCTGAGCAATGCTCATCCGCAACTGGTCAAAACAGCGAGCTGTGGCAAAGACCGCGAAGCTGCTGGCAAAGACAATCTTTCCACAGGCAGCAAGGCCAGCCGCTATGCCCATCATGTTCTGCTCAGCAATGCCACATTCGAAGAAGCGCTGAGGAAACTCGCGGGCAAAATAGACGGTTCTGGTTGACTTGGAGAGATCAGCGTCAAGAACCACGACATCAGGGTTCTCTTTTCCCAGAGATACCAGAGTCTGGCCGTAGGCTTCCCTGGTAGAAGATACCTCCATCACCTTTCCCACTAGGCCAGTTCCTCCAGAGCTGCCTTTGCCTGCTCAGGGGTAGGGGCTGTACCATGGAATTCCAGGTTATTCTCCATGAAGCTGACACCCTTACCCTTGACGGTATGAGCGATAACTACTGTGGGCCGCCCTTTTACCCGCTCTGCCTTTTCAAAAGCATTCAGAATTTGGTGGAAATCGTGACCATTTATGTCGATGACTTCCCAGCCAAAGGCACGCCATTTCTCGGTAAGCGGCTCAATGTTCATTACGTCCGCATTCCAGCCATCGATCTGCTGCTGGTTATGATCGACGATGGCTACCAGATTGTCCA
The sequence above is drawn from the Chloroflexota bacterium genome and encodes:
- a CDS encoding transketolase family protein — its product is MEVSSTREAYGQTLVSLGKENPDVVVLDADLSKSTRTVYFAREFPQRFFECGIAEQNMMGIAAGLAACGKIVFASSFAVFATARCFDQLRMSIAQPRLNVKVVATHGGVTVGEDGFSHQAIEDLALACSLPGFTVVVPADATETAQVIRVAAGTPGPFYIRLSRQSTLRVHSNGYQFVLGKAVSLRQGFDAAIIATGVMVPVALDAAKSLSLHGIECRVLNMPTLKPLDAEAVILAAQETGAIVTAEEHLQQGGLGSRVAQVVVQNQPVPMAFVALHDAYTHSGKPEELLDLHELTPAGIEKAVRSILLKKR